Part of the Puniceicoccus vermicola genome, CCGCGGCAGGCGGCTTTGAAGTTGCTCATCTGGGGGCCATAGACCATCGGGATGCCGTAGGCACCGGCTTCGATGGGAGTTTGGCCGCCTTCGTGCGGCGGAAGACTTTTTCCGATAAAGGCCAGATCGGCGAGGGCGGTGAACATCCGGAGTTCGCCAGTCGTATCGGCCAAGTAAATCGGGCAATCCGGATCACAGGGGCCTTGGCTGCTGCGGACGGTAACCGTCAGCTCCTCGAGCTCGATCGCTTCCAATACGTCCTGTCGGCGTTCGGCGTGACGGGGGACGAGGACTAGACGCGCGGGAATCCCTTTGTCGCGAATTCGTTTGATCACCCGGCAAAGCATGTCTTCCTCGCCCGGCCAAGTGGAGGACCCGAGAAGGATCAATTCCGGCTCTTCTCCGTCGCGGCAGAGACCGAGGGCCGAGAGCGCTTCCCGGCGTTCCTCTCCGTCGGGTTTGGGAGGGAAATCGACGTCGAACTTGAGATTGCCCGCGACTTCGACGGGGACGGATTGAGTCAACTGCCGAAACCGGGCTGCGTCCTCATCGGAGGCCGCGGCGATGCGCTCCAGACGACCAAAGACAAGCTTCTTGAGAAAACCCGCCTTGCGGTAGCGCCGGAAGGAGCGGTCGGAAAGCCGGGCATTGACCAGGAGGACCGGAACCTTGCGATCCTTTGCCTGCTGCAGGTGCTCGGGCCACAATTCACCCTCCATCAGGACGCAGAGGTCCGGCCGAAAACGGTTCCAGACCCGGTGGCTGATCGGCCAAAAATCGATTGGGAAATAGGCGATGAGGTCCGCCTCAGCTACCTTCTCTTTCGCCAATTGATAGCCAGTGCTCGTGGTCGTTGTCAGGATGATCCGGGCGGTTGGCTGATTTCGCCGCAGAGCGCGAATCACCGGCTCAATGGCTAGGACCTCGCCAACGCTGACGGCTTGCAGCCAGAGAGTGGGACCGGATCGATAGGGATCCGGCTTTGGGACGAAGCCAAACCGATCGCCGAATCGCTCGCCGTATCCTCCCCGTCTCAGCATCCGCCCGAGGTAGTAGGGCAGGCCGACCAGAAAGAGGAGAGGGAAGAGCAGCCGATAGAACCAAATCACAGCAGGGGGCCTTTCCCGATGGCTGCCTTCACTTGCGCAAGGGCAGCCCGCGGATCAGTCGAGGTCCGCGAGAACCTTGCGAATGAGGTCCTGGGTCGGCTTTGAGATCGGTGCCAGCGGCAGACGAACTTCCGGGCTGGAGATCATTCCTTTCTCCGCGAGGGCGAACTTCACCGGCACCGGATTTGGCTCGACGAAAAGAGTGCTAAAGAGGGGAGCAAATTTCTCGAAGATCTCCCGGGCGCGGGCTGGATTCGTGTTGGCAGCGGAAACCATTTCCCTCAAGGGGGAAACGTAGAGGTTCGAGGCGACACTGATCACGCCCGTAGCCCCAAAGGACATGAAGGGTGGGGTGAGGGCATCGTCACCGCTCATGACTGCGAAATCAGAGCCCAACTTTTGGACTAGCTCGGTCACGCGATCACAGGAACCGCCGGCTTCCTTCATTCCGCAGATCTGAGGATACTTTTCGTAAAGCCGTGCGACCGTATCCACACCGATCTCGATTCCGCAACGGGATGGGATCGAGTAGAGAATGATGGGGAGCTCGGTGGCTTCAGCAATCGCCGAGAAATGGAGAAAAAGGCCTTCTTGATTCGGCTTGTTGTAATAGGGTGCAACGAGCAGCAGCGCGTCGGCTCCGGCCTTTTCGGCTTCCTGGGAAAGCTCGAGGGCCTCTGTCGTCGAGTTCGACCCGGTGCCCGCGATGACGGGCGTACGCCCCTTGGCCAGCTCACCGACACGGCGGATGACTCCGATGTGCTCATCATGGTTCAACGTCGGTGACTCCCCGGTGGTGCCAACAGCCACCAGACCGTCGACGCCTTCCTCCATCTGCGACAAAACCAGCCGCTCGAGGTCGTCCCAAGCCACTTCTCCGTCGCGCATCGGGGTCGCCAATGCAGTTTGCACTCCCTTGAAAATCGAAATTCCTGCGGTCATTGCGATATGGTCTATGAGCCAATCCGCCTCCCTGTCACGTTGAAAAGGGGAAGGAAGTTGCCGTGGCCCGGAATTTCTCCCTCAAGGACGAAATGAATGAGCTCCCGAACTCAACTCCTCGAGAAAGTCGTGAGACGATAGAGTCGGCGAAATGATCGTCGCGAGTCGGAGCGCGGAATTCATTCCGCCCCGTTAGATTGGCTGCGCATGAAAAGATTCCCTCAGAATCAAAGGCAAAAGGCCTGAGTGTCATGCTGGGCGGAACGAATTCCACGCTCCCCTGTTCTTGCGTTTTCGAGTCCGTCCAGAGCCATAGGCTTGTGTGTAAGGATATGCTCGCAGGGGAGGGGGGGATCCCGCGGACGCGGGATGGGG contains:
- a CDS encoding glycosyltransferase N-terminal domain-containing protein, which produces MIWFYRLLFPLLFLVGLPYYLGRMLRRGGYGERFGDRFGFVPKPDPYRSGPTLWLQAVSVGEVLAIEPVIRALRRNQPTARIILTTTTSTGYQLAKEKVAEADLIAYFPIDFWPISHRVWNRFRPDLCVLMEGELWPEHLQQAKDRKVPVLLVNARLSDRSFRRYRKAGFLKKLVFGRLERIAAASDEDAARFRQLTQSVPVEVAGNLKFDVDFPPKPDGEERREALSALGLCRDGEEPELILLGSSTWPGEEDMLCRVIKRIRDKGIPARLVLVPRHAERRQDVLEAIELEELTVTVRSSQGPCDPDCPIYLADTTGELRMFTALADLAFIGKSLPPHEGGQTPIEAGAYGIPMVYGPQMSNFKAACRGLEEKGGAIRVEDEDEAEEEILRLALDPELRSKLSSQSQAWHRENCGSVERTVQILEEAIEDRLGGNSS
- the dapA gene encoding 4-hydroxy-tetrahydrodipicolinate synthase, with protein sequence MTAGISIFKGVQTALATPMRDGEVAWDDLERLVLSQMEEGVDGLVAVGTTGESPTLNHDEHIGVIRRVGELAKGRTPVIAGTGSNSTTEALELSQEAEKAGADALLLVAPYYNKPNQEGLFLHFSAIAEATELPIILYSIPSRCGIEIGVDTVARLYEKYPQICGMKEAGGSCDRVTELVQKLGSDFAVMSGDDALTPPFMSFGATGVISVASNLYVSPLREMVSAANTNPARAREIFEKFAPLFSTLFVEPNPVPVKFALAEKGMISSPEVRLPLAPISKPTQDLIRKVLADLD